ATTGATTAATATTATGTAGACCTTGTGCTAGACCGCCCGGATGATCTATTCCGCAAAATTTACCTTTTTCCATGTAGGTTCAATATGTCAATGCTGATCAGCCGGTGCACTTCAAAAATCATGGGTTCTTCTATGGAGAAAGTTTAAATCATGGGACAATTTATGGATGGGAAAAATCTCAGGACTTCTGAAGCTAAGCTTAGGCTTAAGAAGATGATAAATGTGTTATTAAAGAAGGAAAAAAAATTATGCAGTTTTTGTTGGAGTGATCTTAGTTAGTGTGTTAGTGGGTTTAATATATGGAACCATGTTTTGTAAGAAGCCGGTGCACTTAATGCCACTAAAGCTAAGCTTATATTTAAGACGATGAGAAATGTGTTACTAAAGTGGGAAAAAGTGATTGTTGCATGCCGTGTCTATTGGAATGAGATTAGTTATTGCGCTAGTGGGTTTAATATGTGGAGCAATGTTTAGTAAGAATAATTTAAAATAATCCGGTGACTTTCATACATACTCATTGCCTATGCATGTGGAGGTACAAGACCACTAAAGCTACGGAAATAATGTTTTCCATGTGCATGTTTCATACTATATAGATCCTGCTATGTGGTACTATTCTCTCTCAGCTAAATTATCATGCTCCTTTGTTTGAGTTACCAATATTAAGTATGACATTAATGAAAAACCTCACATACCACGGGCATGTACCGAGAAAATGACAAAGTTATGTCATTTCTCTAATGAATTAAATCAAATCCGCCAAAAGAATTGACCTACCTCGGGAGGATGGAATGCACAGACCATCACCTTTGGGGGTTGTTTTTTGCACATATTACTTATACATGGTGTTTGTTATAGAGAACACAGACTATTTGGTGCAACCAGTTGCCAAGAGGTCAAATTTAGCGCTTCGCGTAGTTGAAATAATTTCTGACATGTGTGCTCCATAATTGACCAAACTCAGAATATCCTTAAATATTATAGAAGAATAATGTTTCATAAAAAATTGGGAAATTTTGTGTGGATGCATTTTAGGCTACTAGAGTAAGGTACGCATGCATTCTACATAGGATCTTAGATAACCAAAAGTATTAATGAATATTGACACACCACATCATAATAGGTAAAAATACCAGTTTGAATTATATATGCATGATGCAGATGTAGATTTAATTATCGTAGTTCATCCCATTGAAAATCATATTGTAGATACAACATATACAAAGGTTGTATGATACAATACTACACACAACTCATCTTAATATATCCAACAAAATTGTCTTAAGTATCTAAGTAGATAGTATTGCATCTTTAAAGACAAATGAAACTTATGAACATCTTTCATAGTCTTGAATACAAAATCGTAAAGTAAAAGTGAATGAAAATTCTTTTAGAAGACAAAATAATTGGGGCACTAAAGTATGGAAGATTCTACAAGAAATGAGAAGGCCCATTATACGTGATCTTTGTGAATTGTAAATCATGAACTAAAAAAGAAATGGCAATTCATTTGGAAGAAAAAGTTTGGATTTAATTTATGGAATATTCGAGaccaaagaagaagtgcttgtgttttcaaGTTTGTGCATTTGTGCATTGCGAACCATAAAGTACATTCTTTAGGTTTGTTCATTCTGCTGGCTCAACCATAGGATCTTCCAGAtagtacatgtggcagaatctgatgGAGTGAAGATGATATCATACAACCAATAGTGCTTGGATTCATGACCTTTGTACCATTAGACTGGCTTCATCCATTGACCAATACTAGACAATGCCCCACGCGTTGCGGCGGGATTTTTTATGAATCAAAAATTTCTCGTGTAGTAAGATAACTTTTTATCAGTATTCTACCAAATCTCTATGTATAAGTTTAAAAttagaggaaaataaaataaaatatgcatgCATGCCTCACTTGTCATTCATAGGCTATAAGCTGCATGCATGCGTCAATGTTTTTCTTGATTAAAACACTCGTAGACAGCAGTTACTACATGCACTTGCATGCATGCGCCAGTTACTGGCTTACTGCGTGTGGTTGATGCAGCAGCTCTCAATGTGTAGATCGGACGCATATTATTGACTGATATCCAATGGCTAAATTAATTTGGGTGATGTGGCTTAAGGAGAAGCGAGAGAATTCCTATAGTGaaggctagctatttagatataaaaGATTCCAAGTTATTCATACAACTATATACAGATATAGCGTCGCCGAGTGCTCCTATGCAATTTCGTATAGGGACGCGAACTAGGAGCACACGGAGGCGCACCTCCCTGTAATCCAGGCCGCGCAATGCTATCTGGAGATGCATGCATGTTTTGCTCTAATCATTTCCCATATGCGAATACACCGCCAAAGAGTACATGGGCACAGTGCATACCTGTGCATCCACATTTAATTGGCTAGTGGGACACAACAGTAAAGGTTGGAGATGTCTGCAAATAATAAACCGTGAGCCGCTGCGGCCATGGCACCTAGGTATCCTGGCGAGCTGCGGCTGGACTTCCGCCAAAACGGACGGGCACCACCACGGTTGACGGCTGCAAGTACCTCGTGCTTGTGACGTAAAGAGGACTCGCGGACCAGATGTTGGCCATGGCAGCCTGCTTCTGCAGGTCCATACAAAGGATAAAACTCCAACGAGTATACATCGGTGAGACTGGACCTGGTGATTCTTCTCTATTGGAGCGAGGTGTATTTCTGGATCATAGCCCGTTCTTTGGGAACGACTAGCTGCTGGGAAGAACAGTGGCCTCGTTAAAAAAACTAAccgggggaagagggagagagggacAGATGCCCGACCTCTCTTGCTAGCCGTTCCCTGGAACTCGTGGCTGCTGCTGCAAGGTGAGAGAGAGAGCTACTGGAACCTGGTGTGGGAACACAGGACATGGTGCTAGAAGCCAGGGGATGCGGTGTCGCTAGTTGCGACCTCGTAGGATGCGGCAAACTCGGCCTGGGACGGCTACTTCGATTTGGTGGTAATGGATTTCATAGTCTTCTTCTTGGTTTTTTCTTCCCACACGTTTTCACTGGCCGCCGGAACGCATGGCTTGGTGTCGACGTGCAGGGCGGACATGGTGTCGCTGACCGTGGCAGTGCAAGACGCGGCAAGCTCGGAGTTCCTCTTGGCTTTGTTCCACGCTAGCTTGGAACACAGCGAACAAGTGGAGCTGTGAAAGACCCATCATTGAACCATTCCATTGCCACAGAACGGGCAAACCATGAGTGCAAGCCGAGGTTGTTCATCTAGTGCCACTGGAGCGCTGGAGCTTGACATGGTGGTGAGAACCATCTTGAGAAAACACGAAGTGGAGGGGCTCTGTAGTTGTGTGTGCGAGATTGAGCTAAAATGGTGTAAGGAGGGGGTCTCCTATAGTTGTGTGTGCCAGAATGTAGAAGACATATGGTGTAAGGAGGAAGAAGACCCTTGGGTAGAAGAGAGGAGGGGACCGTTGGAGGACTAGTAGCATCAGTGCATTTAACTGAgttaggtggttggcgggtgttagTTGAGTTGAGCTCGTGCTGTCGAATAGAAGAAGCAGACACTGTGGGAACAGAAACGCGTGGACTTTAGGACAGATACGAGCCAAAAGCAAATGAGAATACGGTGTGGCTAATATAGTGATTGCAGATCCCGAGACAAGTGGGTGGGCAGGATTCCGGTGGGCAGCGTCGCCGAGTGCTCCTATGCAATTTCGTATAGCATAGACCCTAAACCCATCGTGCAAGTAATTCACCTATTATACATGAAATGCCAATGCCTACATAATTGTGCTACAATATCTGAGGTCAAATCCATCTATAAATATCATTACAAAACGTCAAATATTGTTTTTGGCAGATTTTTAAGTAATATTTGTATTTTGTCAAAAGTATATTAGTTAAACCTTAACAAGCATCCACAAAAAGTGTGTTTTTTGGACATGCAATTGGTTTTGTTTAATTTTGGTGTTTATTCAGCCTTTGTCCGGATGCCACATAATTTCACAATTTTTTAAGTAAACATCAATCATTCACAAAACCATAATTGGTGTAGTACTGCTTAACAATGTATCCACAGGAAAATTCATAATTTTTGGGTGAACAATTATTTTGCCAATATTTAAGTGTTTTTTATCACTCGTGGGACCCATGATACATCAATCCCATCAGTCATGCTAAACATTAGATTATACCCGATTGCAACTTATTACACCAATAGCTGGTGTTCACTGCAACAAAGAGTAGTAAATGTCACAACGAGAGACTCGGCAGGCAGGTAAATATATGTTCGTAGTCACGCTGCTGCACTGCAGCTAGAGTTAATTCAACGCAAATAACTCGGCATGGCAGGCATCGACGCAAATAACTCGAGCTTACTACAATACAGTTTACAGATAGGTACAGTAGGTACCAAGCTAGCTAGGTCGATCTGTAGCCTTGCCCGCCCGCTTGATTGATCACACATGGGCCGGTGCGTCCAGCTTGTCGAAGCAGGGCACGTCGGCGGCGGAGTCGCCTGCGACGACGGCGATGGTCACCGGCCAGCAGTAGTACGTGGTGAGGACGCTGGTGGTGGCCATCGCCGTGTGGGTGGACAAGACCCCGCTCAGCTCCATCTCCGCGCCGGCCACGCCGCGCCCCTCATAGAGCGTGCGCACGTACCTCATCGGCAGGTCCTCCCCCGGCTCCAGCTCGGCCACCGCGGTCGCCTCGTGCGCCATACGCTGCGCCACGTCGATGCGCTGCGGCAGGTCGAACTCGGTGATCGTCGCAGCAGGTCCCGCCGACGCGTCCGTGAGCCGGACGGTGACGTTGGCGTAAACAATGGTGGCGCGCCCGCCGGGGTTGTTGGCCCTGAGGAGGACCCTGAAGACCACGACGTTGCGCGGTGGCGGCAGTGACGGGATGTAGTCGACAGCCACGCGGCCGCCGGCGAGCTTCAGCTGGAGCTTCTCGGGGCGGAGCATCACCACCACTGCCCGAACGATCACTGCCACGGCCACCAGGGTGACCACGCACGCCACCGTGCACCGCGCCGCGTATAGCCACCGGAACCTCCTCCACCAGCTCGGCGCCTTGCTCCCCTGCTCGGGCATCCGATCTGGATTTACTTATTTTTGGTCGGGGAATCGTGTACTGGCTAATGAGCTAGAGATGGACCTTTGTGTTCGTGGATGATAGAGAGATCCACTTCCGGTACCTATTTATAGAAACTTACAAGTAGAATACACTACCAGCAAGTTCCTTGGGCTAACTCCAATGCGGCGACCCATTTTATCTGTCTGCATCCATTAGTTTAACTGTAAACGAACAAAAATCACGGTCCAACGCACTGACACAAACAAACAGGTCAGCTCCAACATATTCGTGAGGGAGTGATGATgtatgatgattatttcaaatgcAAGTATGATGCCCTTGGAAATGCAGCCACGAGAGTGTAAGTCAAAAAGAGAGCCTAGTATTGATTTATACGTTTAGTCCACTATTGTCTTTTGAAATTTAACTTGATGCCCCGTTTGGCgtatgtttgttatttatttatttttcgcgAAAGGGTCAAAGGTGAAATATTAAGCATCACAAGTCTTTACAAACACACCTTTACAAAAACATAGCATTGTATTAAAAAAATTAGGGATGACAAAGTCTTCTTCTTCCTGCATCCACTGGTGGCGTGCCGTGAGCATAGCTTGACGCCGCCTCTGGGCCTCCGCCTCATTGGAGCAAACTTGTTTAAATTCAGGATCTTGAAGAAGCTATGACCGGGAAGTCATCGATGCAGATCAGGAAAGGCCCGCGACCCCGATCTACAAGCAGATTGTCGTCCCGTAgaagaaaatattaaaaaaaaggGTCTATAGAAACTTCGAAGACCACGAAAGTCGTCTAATCCAAATGGATCCACTGTAATTAATACTGATCGAATTGCAGATGATCCGACGGAGATACTACTCCGCACTCCCTCCTCCAACGACAAGCACACCAACGGAACAAGGAAAGGGGTGGGTGGGTGCAATGATGGTGGTACAGAGAGGGGAGGACCAAGGCGGGTGGGTGCAGAGAGGAGATGAGAGGTGCTTTTTTCAACGTCAACGCCTTGCTTAAATATCCGGGGCATGCAGAGTGACGCCATTTTGATATGAGTATGCTTCTTGGTCTGTGCGTCCCCATTGAAGCAGCGCCGCTCTTCGGCCGTTCACGTCGCTCTGGCCGGTATCGTCCAATCCTGTCCGCTTTGGCTGACTAATTGGCATGAATGCGCTGCAATGACTTTGGGTGGAGCCGAGCGGGCGGACGGACACGTACCTGTTACCACTTTGATATGCAAGCACACAGAAttcagttttattattattattattattatttagtgATTTACTGTTTATTAGGGAGCATATGAGCTTGGGAGCCCCATACTCCAGGTCCGGCTAGTTCCCATTTGCGCGCTTTGATTACCCGTTTAGCCTATGTTCGTTATTTGGTATACATTTATTATTTGTGGAGCATAGATCTTTCGATAATTTTATGTGGCTATAGTTTTGAAAGTTCACAGATTTTTTAATTCATTTATATGTACATTGCTGCCTAAAGGTTCAATCTATTTTTGTTTGTCCCCAGCACCCTGATATACACTACCAAACTCGTTTGacattgaatttttttaaaaaaaaacttgtTTGACATTTGCAAAGTGTGCCGCTgatttaattaattatctttttTTTGTTTTCAAGAAAACAATATTCTTCTCATGTTTTGTTTCTTCATCTGTATATCTTTTTGGATCACTCTGTTTCTCTCTCTTCGGTTGGTATACACTAGTTTCACATTTTCAAAACTTGCAACGTTGTGTATTTGTATTGTACCACTGACGCGTGTCCTTTGAATTTTCAGTCGAGTGTGGAAAAGTCGGACCGCAGAAACTAAAAGAAGTCATGCATGCAGATATATACAGCGGCAGGCAACTGGACCGAGAGCTTCAAAGCTACGCAGGAGTAGCAGAGTGCGGTAGCAAGCCTTCTCTCAAAAAGAGGTAGGAGAGCATTTTCGCCGGCCATGGTGACCAGCGGCAGTGGGCAGTTCAAGAGTGCAGGCCCCGTGTGGAGCCCGAAGAAGtacatcctggcggccaccaccgTGACCCTCGCCGTGAGCGCCGTGGCCGTGCTGACCACCGTGGTCCTCAGCCCCGCGCGCATCGCCTTCTCCGTCACCGGCGCCTCCAGCAGCAGTGTCGAGGGAGCGTCGTTGGTGGCGCTGAACTTCACCCTCCACGCGGCCAACCCGAGCCGCCGCGCCGGGGTGGAGTACAGCTCCGTCACGGCCAGGCTTCAGCTCTACAGCGCGAGCCACGCGGCGGCCGCGTGGCTGAAGACGGACGTCCACCAGGCCATGCCGCTCCAGCAGCCGCCGGCGAGCTCGCGCAGCCTCCGCGCGTCGGTCCTCTTCGACTGCAAGGAATTGGGGTGCTGCGGGCGCGCGCCTCCGATGACCGTGCTGGTGCTCGCCCACGTCCGGTTCAAGGTCGGGCTGGCCTACTCCCGCCAGTACGACGTCCAGGTCTCCTGCCAGCCCGTCGACTtcttcgccgccaccgccgccgccgccgctacaagAGTTGTATGCGTTGCCTGACCTCGTCGCCACCGCCACTGCATGTGATATGTCGATCTagattagtagtagtagtagtatatatgTATGATGTATCCCCAAATCGATTATATGATGATTTTCTGTGGCAATTCTTTTGGTTCTTCTGATCCGGCCGGCAGGATTTCGAAAATTACAGGATCAAGCTATCTTCGACAAAGAAACCAGGGAAAGTGGCTCTGCAAGTAGACCGGTCAGCGCGCAACAATGAGCACGACAGTTACACATAATGAGAATTAGAGGCCTACGATGAGTACATTCAGTCTGGTAGGC
The sequence above is drawn from the Triticum aestivum cultivar Chinese Spring chromosome 7A, IWGSC CS RefSeq v2.1, whole genome shotgun sequence genome and encodes:
- the LOC123150614 gene encoding uncharacterized protein, with the protein product MPEQGSKAPSWWRRFRWLYAARCTVACVVTLVAVAVIVRAVVVMLRPEKLQLKLAGGRVAVDYIPSLPPPRNVVVFRVLLRANNPGGRATIVYANVTVRLTDASAGPAATITEFDLPQRIDVAQRMAHEATAVAELEPGEDLPMRYVRTLYEGRGVAGAEMELSGVLSTHTAMATTSVLTTYYCWPVTIAVVAGDSAADVPCFDKLDAPAHV